A stretch of Phoenix dactylifera cultivar Barhee BC4 chromosome 16, palm_55x_up_171113_PBpolish2nd_filt_p, whole genome shotgun sequence DNA encodes these proteins:
- the LOC103700909 gene encoding pentatricopeptide repeat-containing protein ELI1, chloroplastic — MSSATAAAAAATSTASAAATHFSPPPPPFPAPHPLLPPEHAASLIDRCRTVRRLLEIHAAVLRAGHHHHPIVNFKLQRSYSSLGLLDRHLALLRLTPDPNVFFWTAAIHAHALHGLHQAALLLLSQMLSAAVVPNAFTLSSALISCPLPQGRALHAHSLKLSLTADPYVATALLDMYARASDVASARRLFEDMPERRLVSSTAMMTCYAKLGDLVQARRLFDEMDHRDCVCWNTMIDGYTQHGRPNESLALFRRMLRSSARPNEVTVISVLSAVAQLGSLASGKWVHSYIKNINNRIEFNAKVGTALIDMYCKCGSLEDACLVFDSIKDKDVVAWNSMIGGYAMHGNSKESLKLFSKLRAEGFQPTDITFIAVLNACSHSGLVSEGRELFHMMENDYRIEPKVEHYGCMVDLLGRAGLVDEAYELVRSLRFKPDTVMWGSLLAACRLHKNMALGEKIANYLVSNGLANSGTYVLLSNIYAAVGNWEEVGRVRTLMKGSGVQKEPGCSSIEVDNKVYEFVVGDLSHAKSQEIYAMLEELNGLLKAHGYVPQVELVLHDLEEPEKERALRVHSEKLAIAFGLISTKPGTAIKIVKNLRVCTDCHTVTKLISKISGRKIIVRDRNRFHHFVDGLCSCGDYW; from the coding sequence ATGtcctccgccaccgccgccgccgccgcggccACCTCGaccgcctccgccgccgccactCACTTCTCTCCGCCACCTCCGCCCTTCCCCGCACCCCATCCCCTCCTCCCTCCCGAGCACGCCGCCTCCCTGATCGACCGGTGCCGAACCGTCCGCCGCCTCCTCGAGATTCACGCCGCCGTCCTCCGCGCcggccaccaccaccacccgaTCGTCAACTTCAAGCTTCAGCGCTCCTACTCCTCCCTCGGCCTCCTCGACCGCCACCTCGCCCTCCTCCGCCTCACTCCCGACCCCAACGTCTTCTTCTGGACCGCCGCCATCCACGCCCACGCTCTCCACGGCCTCCACCAGgctgccctcctcctcctctcccagaTGCTCTCCGCTGCCGTCGTCCCCAATGCCTTCACCCTCTCCTCCGCCCTCATATCCTGCCCCCTCCCCCAAGGCCGCGCCCTCCACGCCCACTCCCTCAAGCTCTCCCTCACCGCCGACCCCTACGTTGCCACCGCCCTCCTCGACATGTACGCCCGCGCCAGCGACGTCGCCTCTGCCCGCCGCCTCTTCGAAGACATGCCCGAGCGGCGGCTCGTCTCTTCCACAGCTATGATGACTTGCTATGCTAAGCTTGGCGACTTGGTGCAGGCCCGCCGGTTGTTCGACGAAATGGACCACAGGGACTGCGTCTGCTGGAACACTATGATCGATGGGTACACCCAGCACGGCCGCCCCAACGAGTCTCTGGCCCTCTTTAGGCGGATGCTAAGGTCCTCCGCTAGGCCCAATGAAGTCACGGTGATCTCCGTGCTTTCTGCTGTCGCCCAGCTGGGCTCGCTGGCTTCAGGCAAATGGGTGCATTCTTACATAAAGAACATCAACAATCGAATCGAGTTCAATGCCAAAGTTGGGACCGCGTTGATCGACATGTATTGCAAATGTGGGAGCTTGGAGGATGCTTGCTTGGTGTTCGACAGCATCAAAGACAAGGATGTCGTTGCTTGGAATTCGATGATCGGCGGTTACGCAATGCATGGCAACAGCAAGGAATCCCTCAAGCTCTTCTCCAAATTACGCGCTGAAGGTTTTCAACCGACTGACATCACCTTCATTGCAGTCTTGAATGCTTGTAGCCATTCAGGTCTGGTGAGTGAAGGAAGGGAGCTCTTCCACATGATGGAAAATGATTACAGAATTGAGCCTAAAGTTGAGCATTATGGATGCATGGTTGATCTCCTCGGGCGTGCAGGGTTGGTAGATGAGGCATATGAGCTTGTTCGGAGCCTGAGATTTAAGCCGGACACAGTAATGTGGGGTTCATTGCTTGCAGCTTGTAGACTCCACAAAAACATGGCTTTGGGAGAGAAGATTGCGAATTATTTGGTCAGCAATGGCCTTGCAAACTCTGGGACTTACGTTCTTCTGTCCAATATCTATGCAGCAGTGGGGAATTGGGAGGAGGTGGGTAGAGTGAGGACCTTGATGAAGGGGAGTGGGGTTCAAAAGGAGCCTGGTTGTAGCTCCATTGAAGTCGACAATAAGGTGTATGAGTTTGTTGTGGGGGACTTGAGTCATGCCAAGAGCCAAGAGATATATGCAATGCTGGAGGAGTTGAATGGCTTGCTCAAAGCTCATGGATATGTTCCCCAGGTAGAGCTGGTGTTGCATGATTTAGAGGAGCCGGAGAAAGAGCGAGCTCTCAGGGTTCACAGCGAGAAATTAGCTATAGCTTTTGGGCTGATCAGCACTAAACCAGGGACGGCGATTAAGATTGTCAAGAACCTTCGAGTTTGCACTGATTGTCATACTGTTACGAAACTGATCTCTAAGATAAGTGGGAGGAAGATTATTGTAAGGGATAGGAATAGATTCCACCATTTTGTTGATGGCTTATGCTCTTGTGGGGATTATTGGTGA